ATTGATAAGATTCCCGTAGCCGTCGATCAGCGCTTGCCCATAATACCATGCAGACCAGCCTGTCGTGAGAACAGCATGGAGCTGCCATGCACCGGCTAAATCTTCTTTGTCGAAACTTCCCCCGCCTTTCAAGATGGCGCAGAATCCTCTGCTGCTGTCCGAATTGTCAAAAGTGCCTGTCAGCAAAGATTTATCGCCTGACATGACTCCATGAAAAGACGGCATATCGCTGCTTGTGACTATTCCGCTCGCGGAAATCCCCATGTTGTAAATACCAACTGGTGTGGTCATTCTACCGGTCGAATCGACTTCATCTGTTGCATAATAGCAGCCTGTTTCCTGTTGCGGAGTTCCTGTGATAATACCTTGCTCATACCATGTCCCCTGAAGATCTGATAATGAGAATGAAGCTTCTTTCAGAAATGATATCCACATGCCGTAGCAGTCATCACCGCCACCCTGGGTCTGCACTACAGTCTTCCCGTCCCCTGAGAGAACTCCGTGAACATCGGAATCAGGATCTGGAGTAGTGATGTCCCCTGAGCTGTCTAGATTACATATGCCTAACTCTTGATTTGTATAAACGTTCCCATTACTGTCTCGGCCGTCGGTTACTGTGGCAATACCGCTGCTGGCGAATGACATTGAGCCATAAACCCACATACACTGGTCGGATGCAACTCCAGAGTATATACCAGAGAGATTCCAGTTCCCCTGCAGGGAACTATTTGAGACCGCCTGAGCAGTGGTTACAGCTAGTGTAGTTGTTTTAGGGCTTGTGCCTCCGCTGTTGACTGCTTCCACTTGAATCGTATACTGAGTGTGCGGGACGAGTCCGCTGATAAAGGCCAAAAGTCCTGTAATTCCAGTGTGGATAAGAGTCCCGTTTTTATAAATATTGTAAGTGCTTGCATTCTCTTCAGTATCCCAGCTTACTATGAATCCGCTGCTGGAAATGTTGCGCGATTTCAGATTGACAGGAGCCTGTGGCGCTCCTTCCTCAATCGTCACCGCTACTTCTGCTGTTCTTGTCACAATGTTCTTGGTGAAGCTGCAGACAAGAGTGGCAGATCCGGAACTGGATGGCGCGGTATAGGTGCTGCCGTTCACACTCCCTTCTCCGCTTTTCACTGACCAGGATGGATTGTAAGCACCTGCTTCGATGCTTCCGGTGTAGTATGCGGTTACAACGATTGCGGCCAGATTGTAGTTTGCTCCGATAGGCACGCTGATAGATGAAGGAAAAACTGTGATGTGATCCAGCACCTTGTCACACCAGTACGCATCCTGTCCGTACTTCAGTATGCCCTGGCCCTGCATATAGACCCAGTAGCCATGATTGGGAACGAGCGAGGATAATGTGCTGAAACTGATCGCTGAATTGTTCATGAATGTCCTGAATCCCTCGTTCCCTCCATCTCCAGGATTACGATAAAATCCCATGATGTATTTCACGATTCCGCTGACTGCGTTCTGATTGAAGACAGAGTCGATCATTGTGCTGGCTTGTGTTTCACTGGTAGGCAGGCTTATCTGATCATTCAGCCAGTAGCTCACCAGATTCCAGCCAGTGCTGACTGTTGCTTCCTTAGTTGAGGAAATTTCAGTTCCTGAAACTTCCAGAGTGGCGACATTGTTCATATACACCCAATAGCCGTGATATCCGTCCATGGTCAAGAGAGTGGAGAAGTCCCGTACATTATCGATATTCATATAGGTGCGGAAGCCTTCTGTCCCTGCATCTGCAGGATAGCGGAAGAATCCCATCACATATTTCATATCAGGAACGCTGTTGAAGACAACCTCAATGGATCTACAGTCCGGTGACAGTCCAAGGCTGATCAGGTTCCAGCCGGATTTGAGGGGAATCTGTGAAGTAAGGGCTGAGAGAGGAGCGAGCTTGAAAACCAGTAACAGGAAAAATATTAAAATAAAATGGAACGCAAAAGACTTTTTCATTCAGCACCTGCCATTTTTTTTGAAGAATATTATGGGAAATATGAAAACTTTGCAAACAGACCTGTCACCTTTGTTGAAAGGTTCCAGGCAGTGCAGGATATCGCACAGGAATTGAAGCGCTTTACTGATTACCTGACTTTTCGAATCCAGCCCAGGTAAGTTTTATCCCAATGACCTGTCCTTGCTCTCAATCGAAAGATCCACATCAGACGGAGTGAAGAAAAGCTGGGCTTTGCCTTCGGACAGTTTTTCCAGTATCTCTTTCTTACGCAGTGTGTTGAAAAGGCCGATCCTGTCTGCTGCAGGAACATCTTTACCCACACCTTCCAGGAAAACCCTGACCCGCTCAGCCTCTGCCTCGCCCTTGGTCTTGAATTCCCGCAGCACATGATCGTGCTGAATTTCCAGCAGCTCTCCCTTCACCTTTTCCGCCTCGATCTTTCCGCTGATTTCCTTGAGCATGACTTCATTGGAGGTTTCCTGCTTCTGGATCATATTCAGCCTGTTGGTGGTTTCCTGGATGATCTCCTGCAGGATCTTCTGGGTAGCCTCGTCCTTGCAGGTGATTGAGCGTACTTCCACAGCGTGGAGCAGTACACCGCGGTCCGGGTAGAAAGGATCTTCGCTGTGCAGTGAAGCACCAGCCACAATGGCGTTGAAATCCGCGAGGAACCGTTCAAGGGTCACCTGAGACACGGACTGGATGATCTGGCTCCTGGCATGCGAGCAGATGTCGCCAGGCACATCGTCGGTAGTGCGCACCATCTTCTCCACATCGCTTATCTGCCAGAAGAAAGTAATCCCGATGTTCAGTTCCACGTTGTCCTGGGTCCTGGCCCCGAACTCGTACCACATGAATTTGGGCCGCATGTCGATATGAGTCACGATCAGGTTGCGCTGTTCCTTGTGAATGCCGGATGACCACTGGAATTTAAGAAGCCCGCAGTAAGGATCGAGGAAAAAGGAACGTTCCTTGTCATGGCCTTTCCTGAACAAAAATTTTCCGGTCTTGTCCTTGATCACTACAGTCTCGTGATCTTCCAGCAAAATGCGTTTCTGCACTTCCATGATCTCCTGTTTGGGGCCTGGCACAAAGACCTGCTGTTCAGTGAGAAGCTGCTGGCTGCCTGTGCCTGTGTCCCTTATCAGTACTGCAGTGTGTTCGTCGACATTGATCCCTTCCCGCACTCCATCGATCTGCTCCTCGTGGGGGCTTAGATAGACCAGTGTCTCACCGCGGGCTACCCTCAGTATACCGGTGCTCTTATCGATGATTACCACAAACTGGTTATGTTTCAAGGCAATCGCAGCAAAGCGCTTGAGTACCTCGTCATTAGCCTTCTGAAAATACATTTTCGGGCCGAGTTCATTGCGCAGTTCCCCAGTCAGCCTGTCGCGCACGCGGAGATATTCGGTGGGGCCGAGAGTCATCCCCCTGCGTCTCTGCACACGATACAGGGGAAGCGATAGATACACTGAAGGTCCTTCCACTGTAAAGCGTCTGGTGAAACCCTCAATCAGGAGCTGCTCGTCGTCCTGCAGAAAATAGAGCCAGGGGATCATGTTGCCTCCATAAATATTCAAAATCCTTGCATCGGCAGTAGTTGAATTGCTGACTTGAATAATTTTATTCTATCAGGATAAATTGACCTAATCAATTAGAACAGTAAATATTCCACTCTGAAGCTCATGTTGTTGTCCACTGCATTTCCAGTATCTGAAATCTTCCAGGAAAGCTCCCAGTTCCAGGTGTTTTTACAGCTTCCCATCAGGCTCAGGTTCGAGACTGATCCTGTCTCCACAAGGCTGTATGAAGTTTTTAATTCGAACAAGGGGAAACTCAATCCAGTCCCGGCATCTGTCGTTCTGCTGCCCGCATGGGTTGAGCGCCCCAGATACAGCTTACAGCGCTTGAAACCGTAATTCATCCGGGAAAAAAAGTCATGATAATCATTGAAGCTGTATTTCCCATTCAGGAAAAATTCTTTAAGGCTGTAATTGCCTGAAAGATAGGGGCCATCATCGCAGCCTGACCTGGCATTCGAAAGATATCCGGCACCAATCCGTCCGAATTTTTCCCTCCTGAACAAGGCTGAATCATAAATCAGATTGCCAAGGCCATCCTGGTTTTCCCAGGCGTAGT
The sequence above is drawn from the Candidatus Wallbacteria bacterium genome and encodes:
- a CDS encoding SUMF1/EgtB/PvdO family nonheme iron enzyme, with translation MKKSFAFHFILIFFLLLVFKLAPLSALTSQIPLKSGWNLISLGLSPDCRSIEVVFNSVPDMKYVMGFFRYPADAGTEGFRTYMNIDNVRDFSTLLTMDGYHGYWVYMNNVATLEVSGTEISSTKEATVSTGWNLVSYWLNDQISLPTSETQASTMIDSVFNQNAVSGIVKYIMGFYRNPGDGGNEGFRTFMNNSAISFSTLSSLVPNHGYWVYMQGQGILKYGQDAYWCDKVLDHITVFPSSISVPIGANYNLAAIVVTAYYTGSIEAGAYNPSWSVKSGEGSVNGSTYTAPSSSGSATLVCSFTKNIVTRTAEVAVTIEEGAPQAPVNLKSRNISSSGFIVSWDTEENASTYNIYKNGTLIHTGITGLLAFISGLVPHTQYTIQVEAVNSGGTSPKTTTLAVTTAQAVSNSSLQGNWNLSGIYSGVASDQCMWVYGSMSFASSGIATVTDGRDSNGNVYTNQELGICNLDSSGDITTPDPDSDVHGVLSGDGKTVVQTQGGGDDCYGMWISFLKEASFSLSDLQGTWYEQGIITGTPQQETGCYYATDEVDSTGRMTTPVGIYNMGISASGIVTSSDMPSFHGVMSGDKSLLTGTFDNSDSSRGFCAILKGGGSFDKEDLAGAWQLHAVLTTGWSAWYYGQALIDGYGNLINLSLLGSDDYNYSGQISSSLVISPQGIITAPGIPSIHGVMSSDKKMIVMTGSSTSYTHSGTGDWLGIAVKRTISGPVYICTNPGSITVGASQSYDLSNLAVNAYYSDGSCIKTNNASWSIKSGSGSLSGLTYTAPVSAGNAVLGCSFTENGVTKTAEINLTITGIGVHNAGDSMTLTLPGSVTMEFKWIPAGSFTMSSPDSEQYRYYDENPQHSVSITQGFWLGKYEVTQAQWLAVSSSNPSYFQGASYPNSGNRPVEQVSWNDCQIYIASLNSMGIGTFRLPTEAEWEYACRAGNTSAYYWGEIIDGSYCWYDSNSGAQTNVVGGILPNTWELYDMSGNVMEWCQDWYADDFYSLSPANDPTGPVTGSLRVVRGGCWSLGVFFCRSAGRSNTIPSDRYSGLGLRLVFTP
- a CDS encoding SPFH domain-containing protein, with product MIPWLYFLQDDEQLLIEGFTRRFTVEGPSVYLSLPLYRVQRRRGMTLGPTEYLRVRDRLTGELRNELGPKMYFQKANDEVLKRFAAIALKHNQFVVIIDKSTGILRVARGETLVYLSPHEEQIDGVREGINVDEHTAVLIRDTGTGSQQLLTEQQVFVPGPKQEIMEVQKRILLEDHETVVIKDKTGKFLFRKGHDKERSFFLDPYCGLLKFQWSSGIHKEQRNLIVTHIDMRPKFMWYEFGARTQDNVELNIGITFFWQISDVEKMVRTTDDVPGDICSHARSQIIQSVSQVTLERFLADFNAIVAGASLHSEDPFYPDRGVLLHAVEVRSITCKDEATQKILQEIIQETTNRLNMIQKQETSNEVMLKEISGKIEAEKVKGELLEIQHDHVLREFKTKGEAEAERVRVFLEGVGKDVPAADRIGLFNTLRKKEILEKLSEGKAQLFFTPSDVDLSIESKDRSLG